Proteins from one Pseudomonadota bacterium genomic window:
- a CDS encoding DUF2975 domain-containing protein, producing the protein MTRRFSQLVAWACAGLILAQVLLGAYALFDIGAFARLTQRTLALPIQWVSVEPTQWYALLLLTVLAALPGLAALYFLRRSFAKFARGEYFNDANSRDLRRFAVLLLAQALLRPLHHVLASVVLSVNHPPGQKLLSLSLGSHELQAIGLALVFWVLASLLLEGARLQSENRQFV; encoded by the coding sequence ATGACTCGACGATTCTCACAGCTGGTGGCATGGGCGTGCGCCGGCCTCATCCTGGCGCAGGTGCTCCTGGGCGCGTACGCCCTGTTCGATATCGGCGCCTTCGCTCGCCTCACACAACGCACGCTAGCATTGCCGATCCAGTGGGTGAGCGTGGAGCCCACGCAGTGGTATGCGCTCCTCCTGCTAACGGTGCTCGCCGCCCTGCCCGGCCTCGCCGCGCTTTACTTCCTACGTCGATCGTTCGCCAAGTTCGCCCGGGGCGAGTACTTCAACGACGCTAACAGCCGAGATCTGAGGCGCTTCGCCGTGCTGCTGCTAGCGCAGGCGCTGCTGCGCCCGCTGCACCACGTGCTCGCTAGCGTCGTGCTCTCGGTCAACCATCCGCCCGGACAGAAGCTCTTGAGCTTGAGTCTCGGCAGCCACGAGCTACAGGCGATCGGCCTGGCCCTGGTGTTCTGGGTGCTCGCGAGCCTGCTCTTGGAGGGCGCGCGCCTGCAGAGCGAAAACCGGCAGTTCGTCTGA
- a CDS encoding IS630 family transposase: protein VFTSVTDLKRKLMRYVRQYNKSPKTVKWKYFDPTRRIATESAVTGH from the coding sequence GTTTTTACCTCGGTGACTGATCTGAAGCGTAAGCTCATGCGCTACGTACGCCAGTACAACAAGTCGCCAAAGACCGTGAAGTGGAAGTACTTCGACCCAACGCGCCGAATCGCTACTGAATCAGCTGTTACAGGACACTAG
- a CDS encoding glycoside hydrolase family 3 protein codes for MLSSRFSAGRARLARPAHKTTDATHIPMLPKTCPAAAAAKHFLADGATIDGIDRGNAELGDEELQAMHLPSFIDAIDADVVSIMASFSSLNGEQIHGSKGILSDLLKDTLGFDGAAGDLVLDPAQRALIETHHDAGKTVITVLITGRPLLVNEALASSDAFVVAWLSDSQGAGIADVFFGDHPFGGKLSFSWPREANQIPLHVGDEAYDPLFEFGFGLTY; via the coding sequence ATGCTCTCCTCACGTTTCTCTGCGGGGCGTGCCCGCCTAGCACGACCAGCGCACAAGACAACGGACGCCACTCACATCCCCATGCTCCCGAAGACGTGCCCTGCGGCCGCCGCCGCCAAGCACTTCCTCGCCGACGGCGCGACCATCGACGGGATCGACCGCGGCAACGCCGAGCTTGGCGACGAAGAGCTGCAGGCGATGCACCTGCCGAGCTTCATCGATGCGATCGACGCCGACGTGGTGTCGATCATGGCCTCCTTCAGCTCCCTGAACGGGGAGCAGATTCACGGCTCCAAAGGCATCCTGAGCGATCTTCTAAAGGATACGCTAGGCTTCGATGGCGCGGCCGGCGACCTGGTGCTCGACCCGGCGCAGCGCGCGCTCATCGAGACCCACCACGACGCGGGCAAGACCGTGATCACCGTGCTCATCACCGGACGGCCCTTGCTCGTAAACGAGGCGCTCGCCAGTTCCGATGCTTTTGTCGTCGCCTGGCTATCAGATTCGCAAGGTGCGGGGATCGCCGACGTGTTCTTCGGCGACCACCCGTTCGGCGGCAAGCTCAGCTTCTCCTGGCCGCGCGAGGCGAACCAGATTCCCCTGCACGTGGGGGATGAGGCCTACGACCCGCTCTTCGAGTTCGGCTTCGGCCTCACCTATTGA
- a CDS encoding glycoside hydrolase family 5 protein: MSRSHLGPAPVSCEAVLRACGVFIVIACACARLSAQELPPSPLERGVNFGNMLEAPNEGDWGLTLEAEYFARVSAVGFDHIRLPVSWTYHTQAKAPYRIDPAFLSRVVWAIEQARARGLAVVVNDHHHDELNADPDAEGERALAIWRQLAHRLRAYDPDQVYFELLNEPHGAFNANPERWNAYLAEALAVVRAIDPDRPVLAGPVQWNSVDALDAFEPPDDAHLIATVHFYEPFGFTHQGAEWIDPIPPLGVDWIGTRYALGWGWENWSWDTTTDAEDAGMRVTFDAGWAGLALHRGSPLDAVDSLTVEVDQALSLSIRAGMGDDFAVRELQSGPGVNRYTVTFDPPLAATDIHLQNNTPDPQAPFTVSFLEVTYERNESIRLLVDEAAFIAQGLALAERWAVARRLPLYVGEFGAYSRADTASRVRWTGSVREQMEGLDLGFAYWEFGAGFGLYDPEAGRWRAPLLNSVLPR; the protein is encoded by the coding sequence TTGAGTCGCTCACACCTGGGCCCAGCGCCCGTCTCTTGCGAGGCCGTGCTCCGCGCGTGCGGCGTGTTTATCGTCATAGCGTGCGCTTGCGCGCGCCTGTCGGCCCAGGAGCTGCCGCCGAGCCCGCTCGAGCGCGGGGTCAACTTCGGCAATATGCTCGAGGCACCTAACGAGGGCGATTGGGGCTTGACGCTCGAGGCGGAGTATTTCGCGCGGGTCAGCGCCGTTGGTTTCGATCATATCCGCTTGCCGGTGAGTTGGACCTATCACACACAGGCGAAAGCGCCTTACCGCATCGATCCCGCCTTTCTCTCGCGTGTCGTGTGGGCGATCGAGCAGGCTCGTGCGCGGGGGCTTGCGGTTGTCGTCAATGACCACCATCACGATGAGCTAAACGCGGATCCCGACGCGGAAGGCGAGCGGGCTCTGGCGATATGGCGACAGCTCGCCCACCGCTTGCGCGCCTACGATCCCGATCAGGTGTACTTCGAGTTGCTGAACGAACCGCACGGCGCCTTCAACGCTAACCCTGAGCGTTGGAACGCCTACCTTGCCGAGGCCTTGGCAGTGGTTCGCGCGATCGATCCAGATCGACCCGTGTTGGCAGGTCCTGTGCAGTGGAATAGTGTCGATGCCCTGGATGCCTTCGAGCCTCCCGACGATGCGCACTTGATCGCCACCGTACACTTCTACGAGCCGTTCGGGTTTACCCACCAAGGGGCTGAGTGGATCGATCCGATACCGCCCCTCGGGGTGGACTGGATCGGCACCCGCTACGCGCTCGGTTGGGGCTGGGAGAATTGGTCCTGGGATACCACGACCGACGCCGAGGACGCGGGCATGCGCGTGACCTTCGATGCGGGATGGGCTGGGTTGGCCTTGCACCGAGGCTCGCCCCTCGATGCCGTCGACTCCCTGACCGTGGAGGTTGACCAAGCCCTGTCCTTGAGCATTCGCGCTGGCATGGGAGATGACTTCGCCGTGCGCGAGTTGCAGTCTGGGCCAGGCGTCAATCGGTACACGGTGACCTTCGATCCACCGCTAGCCGCCACGGACATTCACCTGCAGAACAACACGCCCGATCCGCAGGCGCCCTTCACCGTGTCTTTCCTCGAAGTGACCTACGAGAGGAATGAAAGTATTAGGTTGCTGGTGGATGAAGCCGCGTTCATCGCTCAGGGTCTAGCGCTCGCCGAGCGCTGGGCCGTGGCGCGACGCCTGCCGCTCTACGTGGGGGAGTTCGGTGCGTACAGCCGCGCGGACACGGCCTCTCGCGTACGCTGGACTGGCAGCGTCCGCGAGCAGATGGAGGGGCTCGACTTAGGCTTCGCCTATTGGGAGTTTGGCGCGGGTTTCGGTCTGTACGATCCCGAGGCTGGTCGCTGGCGCGCCCCCTTGCTCAACTCGGTCTTGCCTCGCTAG
- a CDS encoding helix-turn-helix transcriptional regulator has product MPIRTTLDLVMTQRRITGKELAAIVGVTEQNLSLLRTGKVKGVRFSTLEKLCEALSCQPGDLLVFEAPPEDE; this is encoded by the coding sequence ATGCCCATCCGCACCACCCTCGATCTCGTCATGACCCAGCGCCGCATCACGGGCAAAGAGCTCGCGGCCATCGTAGGCGTCACCGAACAAAACCTATCGTTGCTGCGGACTGGAAAAGTGAAAGGCGTGCGCTTCTCTACGCTCGAGAAACTCTGCGAGGCACTGTCCTGTCAACCGGGAGACCTGCTGGTATTCGAAGCGCCGCCCGAGGACGAGTAG